A single genomic interval of Amycolatopsis albispora harbors:
- the aroQ gene encoding type II 3-dehydroquinate dehydratase, translating to MKIFVFNGPNLGRLGKREPGVYGASTHDDLVRLCEETGGSLGVEVEVRQTDHEGEMVGWLHEAADAGAAVVLNAGAWTHYSIAVRDAAAQLTAPLIELHISNVHRREEFRHHSVLSDLATGVMAGFGVAGYALAIRWLAERSN from the coding sequence GTGAAGATCTTCGTGTTCAACGGGCCGAACCTCGGGCGGCTCGGCAAGCGCGAGCCCGGCGTCTACGGCGCGTCGACCCACGACGACCTGGTGCGGCTCTGCGAGGAGACCGGCGGTTCGCTGGGCGTGGAGGTCGAGGTCCGGCAGACCGACCACGAGGGCGAGATGGTCGGCTGGCTGCACGAGGCGGCCGACGCCGGGGCCGCCGTTGTGCTGAACGCCGGGGCCTGGACGCACTACTCGATCGCCGTCCGGGATGCTGCCGCGCAGCTGACCGCGCCGTTGATCGAGCTGCACATCTCGAACGTGCACCGGCGTGAGGAGTTCCGCCACCACAGCGTGCTCTCCGACCTCGCCACCGGGGTGATGGCCGGGTTCGGTGTCGCCGGGTACGCGCTCGCGATCCGATGGCTGGCGGAACGGTCCAACTGA